A part of Miscanthus floridulus cultivar M001 chromosome 6, ASM1932011v1, whole genome shotgun sequence genomic DNA contains:
- the LOC136460117 gene encoding uncharacterized protein produces the protein MVGPLKKGPGGFTHLLVVVNKFTKWIEAKPITNIHSEEAVNFFLDIIYRFGVPNYIITNHITNFTGKKFRDFSDGYGIRIDYASVEHPRFTPFFLAYGAKAVLPSDIDHGALRVKAFDRDRDMDAQQDAIDLLK, from the exons atggtaggacccctcaaaaagggcccaggcggcttcactcacctacttgtggtggtcaacaagttcaccaagtggatagaggccaagcccatcaccaacatccattcAGAGGAGGCAGTCaacttcttcctcgacatcatctaccggtttggcgttcctaactatatcatcactaaccacataactaacttcactgggaagaagttccgGGACTTCagcgatggatatggcatcaggattgactatgcctcggtcgaacatccac ggttcacacccttcttcctggcctatggagctaaagcagtgctgccctccgacattGACCACGGCGccctaagagtgaaggctttcgaccgcgatCGAGACATGGACGCTCAGCAGGACGCGATCGACCTGCTCAAGTAG